The Anaerobacillus alkaliphilus genome window below encodes:
- the modA gene encoding molybdate ABC transporter substrate-binding protein, with translation MMKNKSFIGLYVAFCLVVIISGCATVEKKPELHIAAASNLVQAFTELGEEYEKETNVKIVFSFGSSGQLTEQILNGAPFDIFAPASPSFYRNFHTEALLDDQPVFALGRIGVATLREQDFTITKLEDLLDDAIIKVAIANPEHAPYGLAAKQALEQAGIWDDIEEKLVYGRNISDTFTLLETGNVEAAFIALSLKDEKVNFMLIDDHMHEVLEQPISVLSTTKYQEEARQFIEFLFSEEAQIILEKYGYSIP, from the coding sequence ATGATGAAAAATAAATCCTTTATAGGTTTATATGTAGCATTTTGTCTAGTTGTCATCATTTCCGGTTGCGCAACTGTCGAGAAAAAACCTGAATTACATATTGCTGCTGCAAGTAACTTAGTACAAGCCTTTACAGAGCTTGGAGAAGAATATGAAAAAGAAACAAACGTGAAGATTGTATTTAGCTTTGGTTCTTCCGGTCAATTAACGGAACAAATTTTAAATGGTGCACCATTTGATATTTTTGCACCTGCAAGCCCAAGCTTCTATCGAAACTTTCACACTGAAGCACTATTAGATGACCAACCTGTCTTTGCATTGGGTAGAATTGGTGTAGCAACCTTAAGAGAACAAGATTTTACGATAACCAAATTAGAAGATCTTCTTGATGATGCAATTATTAAAGTAGCAATAGCCAATCCAGAACACGCGCCATATGGATTAGCTGCAAAGCAAGCTCTAGAACAAGCCGGAATATGGGACGATATTGAGGAGAAACTTGTTTATGGGAGAAATATCTCTGACACATTCACCCTGCTCGAGACCGGAAATGTGGAAGCTGCTTTTATTGCGCTATCTTTAAAAGATGAAAAAGTTAATTTCATGCTTATTGATGATCATATGCACGAAGTATTGGAACAACCTATTTCCGTTCTTTCTACTACCAAGTACCAAGAAGAAGCTCGTCAGTTCATTGAGTTTCTCTTTAGTGAAGAAGCCCAAATAATTTTAGAAAAGTATGGGTATAGCATTCCTTAA
- a CDS encoding response regulator encodes MKRILLAEDEEVLRMLIVDTLEDDGYEIDEASDGLEALEFIEENDYDLVIVDYMMPGLTGLEVIEKVRTMPNKTELKMMMLTAKSQQKDEEAAKRAGANYFLAKPFSPIKLAELVGEIVNV; translated from the coding sequence TTGAAAAGGATCTTATTAGCGGAAGATGAAGAAGTTTTACGAATGTTGATTGTTGATACTTTAGAAGACGACGGATATGAAATTGATGAAGCTAGCGATGGTTTAGAAGCCTTAGAATTTATTGAGGAAAATGACTATGACTTAGTGATTGTTGATTACATGATGCCTGGCTTAACAGGTTTAGAAGTCATTGAAAAAGTTCGAACGATGCCAAATAAGACAGAACTAAAAATGATGATGTTAACTGCGAAAAGTCAGCAGAAAGACGAAGAAGCAGCTAAAAGAGCCGGGGCTAATTATTTTCTTGCTAAGCCATTTAGCCCCATTAAGCTTGCAGAGTTAGTAGGGGAAATTGTCAATGTTTAA
- a CDS encoding sulfate/molybdate ABC transporter ATP-binding protein: protein MININIKKSLGEFNLDVAFQVEKGIVGILGPSGCGKSLTLQAIAGLLNPDSGNISIGNHVVFDPKKKINIPTRKRKVGYVFQNYALFPHLTVSENIGFGLNGMSRIEKTKKVSEMLEVVQLTGLENRYPNELSGGQQQRVALARTLVTEPEILLLDEPFSALDQHVKKQLELELLAIIKKNFSGVVLFVTHNIEEAYRICDYLCLYDSGRNIQFGTKQEVLERPISKSAAKIVGCENVFEIRWMNGNSVVLDGIELELEDCVLTTKRYLGIHSYDLSFVASNDRANTFPYAITSVVDGIDRATVSVVVANVTFHVVVSKSSLEGIMKGDLLLYVPFDKILFMD from the coding sequence ATGATAAACATCAATATCAAGAAATCTCTGGGAGAATTTAACCTCGATGTTGCCTTCCAAGTAGAAAAAGGGATTGTCGGAATATTGGGCCCTTCTGGTTGTGGTAAAAGTTTAACGCTACAAGCGATAGCCGGCCTATTAAACCCAGACTCAGGTAACATATCAATCGGTAACCATGTGGTTTTCGATCCTAAAAAGAAGATAAACATCCCGACAAGAAAAAGAAAAGTTGGTTATGTCTTTCAAAATTATGCCCTGTTTCCCCACCTAACTGTTTCGGAAAACATTGGTTTTGGCTTAAACGGAATGAGCAGAATTGAAAAGACTAAAAAAGTTTCTGAGATGCTCGAAGTGGTTCAACTTACTGGACTAGAAAATCGCTATCCTAATGAATTATCTGGTGGGCAGCAGCAACGAGTAGCTCTTGCTAGAACATTAGTCACAGAGCCTGAAATCCTTCTATTGGATGAACCATTTTCAGCGCTTGACCAACACGTAAAAAAGCAGCTTGAATTAGAATTATTGGCGATTATTAAAAAGAACTTCTCTGGGGTCGTTCTTTTTGTTACCCATAATATTGAGGAAGCATACCGAATCTGTGATTATCTTTGTTTGTACGATAGCGGCAGAAACATTCAGTTTGGAACAAAGCAAGAGGTACTAGAGCGACCAATTAGCAAATCAGCTGCAAAGATTGTTGGGTGTGAGAATGTATTTGAAATTAGGTGGATGAATGGTAATTCTGTTGTTTTAGACGGGATTGAGCTAGAACTAGAAGACTGTGTTTTGACTACTAAAAGGTATCTAGGAATTCACAGCTATGACCTTTCCTTTGTTGCTAGTAATGATAGGGCCAATACATTCCCATATGCAATTACAAGTGTAGTTGATGGGATAGATCGCGCTACTGTGTCTGTGGTCGTAGCAAATGTCACTTTCCATGTGGTTGTTTCTAAATCTTCATTGGAGGGGATTATGAAAGGTGATTTGTTGCTTTATGTCCCTTTTGATAAAATACTTTTTATGGACTAA
- a CDS encoding type II secretion system F family protein codes for MEQLLLFLILISSSLLFGALFKMLLFSKKKTNQRLEHYLNLETKEESQNKKEFTFALNLRLANEVLKKKLLRKTKNKNLELLIKSSGIPIKPDEFTAFRIIGALLIGLLLNLLLGNMLFLFLGIIIGYVLPVFWVKKKHAQRLRQFNEGLPDMIVTIIGSLRAGFSFQQALKSVVDESDSPIKDEMDIVIKEMQYGRTIEEALNELKERMPSDDLDLMIQAILIQRQVGGNLATILEKIVETIRDRTKIQQQIQTLTAQGRLSGMVIGFLPIILGVVIFLINPGYISSLFTNPIGLVLVGLGLFFGILGIIFIRKVTTIEV; via the coding sequence ATGGAGCAGCTGTTACTATTCTTAATTCTTATTTCTTCTAGCTTATTGTTTGGAGCATTATTTAAAATGCTCCTTTTCTCAAAGAAAAAAACCAATCAACGTTTAGAGCATTACCTTAATCTAGAGACAAAAGAAGAGAGTCAAAATAAAAAGGAATTTACATTTGCTTTGAATTTGCGACTGGCAAATGAGGTGCTAAAAAAGAAACTTCTTCGTAAAACTAAAAATAAAAATTTAGAGCTGTTAATAAAAAGCTCTGGTATTCCGATTAAACCTGATGAGTTTACAGCTTTTCGAATAATTGGTGCTTTACTTATTGGCTTACTTTTAAATTTACTACTAGGAAATATGTTGTTTTTATTTCTAGGAATTATAATTGGTTATGTGTTGCCGGTCTTTTGGGTGAAAAAGAAACATGCACAACGGCTACGCCAATTTAATGAAGGGTTACCTGATATGATTGTAACCATTATTGGTTCATTACGGGCGGGATTTAGTTTTCAACAAGCCTTAAAGTCCGTTGTTGATGAGAGTGACTCACCAATTAAAGATGAGATGGATATTGTGATTAAGGAAATGCAGTACGGTCGGACAATTGAAGAGGCATTGAACGAATTAAAGGAAAGAATGCCAAGCGATGACTTAGATTTAATGATCCAAGCAATCTTAATTCAGCGTCAAGTTGGTGGAAACCTGGCAACAATCCTTGAAAAAATTGTTGAAACAATTCGGGACCGTACAAAAATCCAACAACAAATTCAAACCTTAACGGCGCAAGGAAGACTTTCTGGGATGGTAATTGGTTTTCTTCCAATCATTTTAGGTGTAGTTATATTTTTAATAAATCCAGGCTACATAAGTTCCCTTTTCACAAATCCAATTGGGCTAGTATTAGTAGGGCTAGGACTGTTTTTTGGCATTTTAGGGATTATCTTTATTCGAAAAGTAACGACAATTGAGGTGTAG
- a CDS encoding glycosyltransferase family 2 protein, with protein sequence MGLIIFFYFIIFFISAKQLRKHYFLDEKEPYKQLLTSKDTKPISIIVPAYNEEIGIYNSVRSLLSINYPEYEIIVVNDGSKDNTVKEMIDRFQMVKVNLVVRTRLATEKVRAIYKSEIYDQLYLVDKENGGKSDALNAGMNVSHYPYICSLDGDSVLERDAFLKVMKPIIDSNGEVIVTGGSIRIANGCEIERGEIMRVGLAKSPIVVMQVVEYLRAFLMGRVGLSRHNLLLIVSGAFGVFHKEWVIKAGGYRTKTVGEDMELIVRLHRLIKEEKSTKRIEYVPDPVCWTEAPDSLKILRRQRSRWHRGLFESLWIHKKMIFNRKYGLVGFISMPYFLFIELLSAVLEFIGYLILIFGLLFSLINVKIALLLFLVSFLYGSILSMSAVLLEEWSLRKYETKRELARLFFYSLTEAFWYRPLTVIWRFEGFVQAIFKREGKWGEMTRKGISK encoded by the coding sequence ATGGGATTAATTATCTTCTTTTATTTTATTATCTTTTTCATTTCAGCAAAGCAGCTTAGAAAGCATTATTTCCTTGATGAGAAGGAACCTTATAAGCAATTGCTAACCTCTAAAGATACGAAACCTATATCGATTATTGTGCCAGCCTATAATGAAGAGATTGGGATCTATAACAGTGTTCGCTCCCTCTTAAGTATTAATTATCCGGAGTATGAAATTATCGTTGTAAATGACGGTTCGAAAGATAATACCGTTAAAGAAATGATCGATCGTTTTCAAATGGTAAAGGTTAATTTGGTAGTTCGAACTCGGTTAGCAACAGAAAAGGTTCGAGCTATTTATAAATCCGAAATCTATGATCAATTGTATCTGGTTGATAAAGAAAATGGTGGTAAATCAGATGCGCTTAATGCGGGGATGAATGTATCCCACTACCCCTACATCTGTTCGTTAGACGGTGATAGTGTCCTCGAACGCGATGCATTTTTGAAAGTGATGAAACCAATCATTGATTCAAATGGTGAGGTCATTGTTACCGGAGGCAGTATTCGAATTGCCAATGGTTGCGAAATTGAACGGGGCGAAATTATGAGGGTTGGTTTAGCTAAGAGCCCGATTGTAGTCATGCAAGTGGTTGAATACTTGCGAGCGTTTCTCATGGGAAGAGTTGGACTAAGTCGGCATAACTTACTGTTAATTGTTTCTGGTGCATTTGGTGTCTTTCATAAAGAATGGGTGATTAAAGCTGGAGGCTATCGTACAAAAACAGTAGGTGAAGATATGGAACTAATCGTTCGACTTCATCGCTTAATAAAAGAAGAGAAAAGTACTAAGAGAATTGAATATGTACCTGATCCAGTTTGTTGGACTGAAGCACCTGATTCCTTAAAAATATTAAGGAGACAACGGAGTAGATGGCATCGTGGTTTGTTTGAATCTCTATGGATCCATAAAAAAATGATTTTCAATCGTAAATATGGACTTGTTGGATTTATCTCCATGCCATACTTCTTATTTATTGAACTACTTAGTGCGGTGTTGGAATTCATTGGATATCTAATCTTGATTTTTGGACTACTCTTCTCACTAATTAACGTCAAAATAGCGCTACTATTGTTTTTGGTCTCATTTCTTTACGGTTCCATTCTCTCAATGAGTGCTGTGTTGCTTGAAGAATGGAGCTTGAGAAAATATGAAACAAAAAGAGAACTTGCTCGTCTCTTCTTTTACTCATTAACAGAAGCATTCTGGTATCGCCCATTAACAGTAATTTGGCGGTTTGAAGGCTTCGTTCAAGCCATCTTTAAACGAGAAGGAAAATGGGGCGAGATGACGAGGAAGGGAATATCGAAGTAA
- a CDS encoding HEAT repeat domain-containing protein translates to MVDISLKTLVIINIILFFTLLLLFGYLLLQKHKDIKRKLRKARIKEKIRDGIFEHLNEGQEVKTRLFQRDPLSYEVVQELLLEYGTMVKGDEEQKRLQQFAEFHFSSYYQELLSHQNWSIRMNTLYSIENLSMKSMETDVWNHFAESTYEETVEQQQQIRVLAKLQSEKLASHLFVDKNIYPLPLYKEVLRTFQTDLFDQMVGRYDEANETLKVAILAIFAEKNDTSYLPLVERELENGHTDIRLQALKVIRSFGYVGNIELFSTFATSSLWQERMLFCKIAAVITKERFKETLVRLIGDESWWVRNAAGEALANYHDGDFILTHISEENEDSFARDMAKQWLGGEETAKS, encoded by the coding sequence ATGGTTGATATATCGTTAAAAACCTTAGTTATCATAAATATCATTTTATTTTTCACATTACTATTGCTATTCGGCTATTTGCTTTTGCAAAAACATAAAGACATAAAACGTAAACTGCGCAAGGCAAGGATAAAAGAGAAAATTCGTGATGGTATTTTTGAACATTTAAACGAAGGTCAAGAGGTTAAGACTCGATTATTTCAAAGGGATCCATTAAGTTATGAAGTTGTTCAAGAGTTATTGTTAGAATATGGTACGATGGTAAAAGGAGACGAAGAGCAAAAGAGACTTCAGCAATTTGCAGAATTTCATTTTTCTAGTTATTATCAAGAACTGCTTAGCCATCAAAATTGGAGTATCCGTATGAATACTCTTTATTCAATAGAGAATTTATCTATGAAATCAATGGAAACGGACGTCTGGAATCATTTTGCGGAAAGTACCTATGAAGAAACTGTTGAACAACAACAACAAATACGTGTTCTCGCAAAGCTTCAATCAGAAAAACTCGCCAGTCATTTATTTGTTGATAAAAATATCTACCCGTTACCTCTCTATAAAGAAGTGTTACGAACTTTTCAGACAGATTTATTTGATCAAATGGTTGGCCGTTATGATGAAGCAAATGAAACACTAAAAGTTGCAATCTTAGCAATCTTTGCTGAAAAGAACGATACTAGTTATTTACCTCTCGTTGAGCGCGAACTTGAAAATGGTCATACCGATATCAGACTTCAAGCCTTAAAAGTCATTCGGAGCTTTGGGTATGTCGGAAATATTGAACTATTTTCAACCTTTGCTACATCTTCCTTATGGCAGGAGCGAATGTTGTTTTGTAAAATTGCGGCTGTGATTACCAAGGAACGCTTTAAAGAGACATTAGTGAGGCTAATTGGAGATGAAAGTTGGTGGGTGCGTAACGCAGCTGGAGAAGCGTTAGCAAACTACCATGACGGAGACTTTATTTTAACTCACATATCTGAAGAAAACGAGGACTCATTTGCAAGAGATATGGCCAAGCAATGGTTAGGAGGCGAGGAAACTGCTAAATCATGA
- the modB gene encoding molybdate ABC transporter permease subunit: MDQINLFPLFLSLRVALTATLFTIIIGLPIAFFLSRSKSKFADVLDTLITLPIVLPPTVLGYYLLVLLGRQSTIGKFLEENFQIMIVFTPTGAIIAAMVVSIPFLIKSAKAAFSNIDPNIVNAARVLGRTELNIFFTVIIPLAWRGIVAGITLGFARALGDFGTTLMVAGSIPNKTMTMPIAIYDALLAGNRELANVLVFIMTVVALIVLFTINRLEKKVSIGGRR, translated from the coding sequence ATGGATCAAATTAATTTATTCCCCTTGTTCTTATCTTTAAGAGTTGCTTTAACAGCAACTCTTTTCACTATTATTATTGGCTTACCGATTGCATTTTTCTTAAGTCGCTCTAAAAGTAAATTTGCTGATGTACTTGATACTTTGATTACATTACCAATCGTATTACCGCCAACGGTTTTAGGGTACTATTTACTTGTTCTGTTAGGTCGGCAAAGCACAATTGGCAAATTTCTCGAGGAAAACTTTCAAATTATGATAGTATTTACTCCAACTGGTGCGATTATAGCCGCAATGGTTGTTTCAATTCCGTTTCTAATTAAATCTGCAAAGGCTGCATTCTCCAACATTGACCCTAATATTGTCAATGCAGCTAGAGTATTGGGGCGAACGGAACTCAATATTTTCTTTACGGTTATTATCCCATTAGCATGGCGTGGAATTGTTGCCGGTATTACTCTAGGCTTCGCTCGGGCTTTAGGTGATTTTGGTACAACCTTAATGGTCGCTGGAAGTATCCCAAATAAAACAATGACAATGCCCATTGCTATTTATGATGCACTTCTCGCTGGTAATCGCGAATTAGCTAATGTCCTTGTTTTTATCATGACCGTCGTTGCCCTTATTGTGCTTTTCACAATAAACCGCCTTGAGAAAAAAGTTTCTATAGGGGGAAGAAGATAA
- a CDS encoding response regulator, whose protein sequence is MEKYQKLFLDRMKKTFKQWEEKGFVEEASLYRFLHTVKGTAASIGLVEISNEAEKRMVNLDEHGERQWTQEEWKSLLVFLADVELEEKAGVQLETEDVEKVTENEKLILVVDDDITMVNYLKENLENQGYMVLAAVTGEKALQLFYDHKPDCILLDLHLPDQNGLELLETILGKSHSYFIPIIIISSDDRKETRIKGYEIGAVDFLAKPFAFDELKARIENRIRYKELISNAVLLDELTGAFNRKFFNMELNRYLYELNRRKDILSLVILDLDHFKRVNDTYGHNIGDVVLRGFAQFIMANKRSSDYLIRYGGEEFILLLPHTKREDAEIFINRLLADFAAVSFPTDKGSLSITFSAGIVEVENPNIPIEDYVKMADQALYQAKDLGRNQVIVYEDTVNETTSHKVIRIAVIDDDPVVHQLVNDRLGKLSFGNIEVDIKSYREGESFFQSKWHNQGGRTLVLLDGIMPRMDGLEVLRKLRQDYDENSYVVLMLTGRKSEKDIVKALELGADDYLTKPFSMAELEARVKRLVKRMMM, encoded by the coding sequence ATGGAAAAATATCAAAAGTTGTTTCTTGATCGAATGAAAAAAACATTTAAACAATGGGAAGAAAAAGGCTTTGTAGAAGAAGCTTCTCTGTACCGCTTTCTTCATACAGTAAAAGGAACAGCTGCCTCAATTGGACTAGTAGAGATATCGAATGAAGCGGAAAAGCGAATGGTCAACCTTGATGAGCATGGTGAAAGACAATGGACCCAAGAGGAATGGAAGTCATTACTAGTCTTTCTAGCTGACGTTGAGCTTGAAGAAAAGGCTGGAGTTCAACTAGAAACAGAGGATGTAGAAAAAGTTACTGAGAATGAAAAGCTAATCCTTGTTGTTGATGACGACATAACCATGGTAAATTACCTGAAGGAAAACCTGGAAAACCAAGGTTATATGGTATTAGCAGCTGTGACAGGAGAAAAGGCATTACAACTGTTTTATGATCATAAACCAGATTGTATATTATTAGATTTACATCTTCCAGACCAAAACGGCTTAGAACTGTTAGAAACTATTTTAGGGAAATCGCATTCCTACTTTATTCCGATCATTATCATAAGCTCTGATGACAGAAAAGAAACGAGGATTAAGGGCTATGAAATTGGAGCTGTTGACTTTCTGGCGAAACCGTTTGCCTTTGATGAGTTAAAGGCTCGGATTGAAAACCGAATTCGCTATAAAGAGTTAATTAGCAATGCCGTATTATTAGATGAATTGACTGGTGCTTTTAATCGCAAATTTTTTAATATGGAACTAAATCGTTATTTATATGAGTTAAATAGAAGAAAAGATATATTATCGTTAGTTATTCTAGATTTAGATCATTTTAAACGTGTGAATGACACCTATGGTCACAATATTGGAGATGTGGTTCTGAGGGGCTTTGCCCAATTTATTATGGCAAACAAACGAAGTTCTGATTACTTAATTAGGTATGGTGGTGAAGAGTTTATTTTGCTTTTGCCACACACCAAAAGAGAAGATGCTGAAATATTCATTAATCGCTTACTAGCGGACTTTGCTGCAGTATCTTTCCCAACAGACAAAGGTTCATTATCTATCACATTTTCAGCAGGTATTGTTGAGGTTGAAAATCCCAACATTCCTATTGAAGATTATGTAAAGATGGCAGACCAAGCATTGTATCAAGCAAAAGACCTTGGAAGAAACCAAGTGATTGTGTACGAAGATACTGTCAATGAAACGACGAGTCATAAAGTCATTCGAATTGCTGTTATTGATGATGATCCGGTCGTCCACCAGCTAGTGAATGACCGTTTAGGTAAACTTTCCTTTGGGAACATTGAAGTAGACATTAAGTCATACCGCGAGGGCGAGTCATTCTTTCAATCTAAATGGCATAATCAGGGCGGGAGAACGCTTGTTTTGCTTGATGGCATAATGCCTAGGATGGATGGATTAGAAGTTCTCCGAAAGCTAAGACAAGACTATGACGAAAATAGTTATGTTGTGCTTATGTTAACGGGAAGAAAAAGTGAGAAGGATATTGTTAAAGCATTAGAATTAGGTGCGGATGATTATCTAACAAAACCATTTAGTATGGCAGAGTTAGAAGCAAGAGTAAAACGATTAGTTAAAAGGATGATGATGTAA
- a CDS encoding CpaF family protein yields the protein MKSFRELTEKNTTKQVKSNQTEVLQSSDLEDRLKNEIHKKIINEFKNSDIDEIASKLENIMSQILDEDKSFRGNINSQKVINELTNDLTGFGPINPLLMDSAVSEVMVNGPDQVFAERKGKLELTNVKFRDNDHVLQVIEKIVAPIGRRIDESSPMVDARLPDGSRVNAIIPPLALNGPTITIRKFAEDPFKVSDLVRFGTLTEEMAVFLDACVKSALNIFVSGGTGSGKTTTLNVLSSFIPEDERIITIEDAAELQLGQDHVISLETRPPNIEGKGAISIRDLVRNSLRMRPDRIVIGEVRGAEALDMLQAMNTGHDGSLATGHSNSPRDMLSRLETMVLLGGVDLPVRAIREQIAGAIDLIIQQSRLKDGTRKITNITEVQGLEGDVIVLQDLFAFQQKGVDDQGKIIGKLVPTGVRPKFYSRLENTGLYIPPSVFIEEEDVM from the coding sequence ATGAAGAGTTTTCGAGAGTTAACCGAAAAGAACACTACAAAACAGGTCAAAAGTAATCAAACGGAAGTCTTGCAAAGCTCTGATCTAGAAGATCGATTAAAGAATGAGATACATAAAAAGATCATTAATGAGTTTAAAAATTCCGATATTGATGAGATTGCTTCGAAACTAGAAAACATTATGTCTCAAATTCTTGATGAAGATAAATCATTTCGAGGAAATATTAATTCGCAAAAAGTTATCAATGAATTAACGAATGACTTAACTGGTTTTGGTCCAATTAATCCTCTTTTAATGGATTCAGCTGTCTCAGAGGTAATGGTCAATGGACCTGACCAGGTCTTTGCTGAGCGCAAAGGTAAGCTTGAACTAACAAATGTAAAGTTTCGAGATAATGATCATGTCTTGCAAGTGATTGAAAAGATAGTAGCTCCTATTGGGCGGCGAATTGATGAGAGTAGTCCAATGGTTGACGCTAGATTACCGGATGGTTCTCGTGTAAATGCAATTATTCCTCCTTTAGCTTTAAATGGACCAACAATTACAATACGAAAGTTTGCTGAAGATCCATTTAAAGTTTCTGATTTGGTTCGTTTTGGAACACTTACTGAAGAGATGGCAGTTTTCTTAGATGCTTGTGTAAAATCGGCTTTAAATATCTTTGTTAGTGGTGGAACAGGTTCGGGAAAAACGACGACACTTAATGTGTTATCTTCGTTTATTCCAGAAGATGAACGGATTATTACGATTGAAGATGCTGCAGAATTGCAACTTGGTCAGGACCATGTGATTTCTTTAGAAACAAGACCGCCCAATATTGAAGGGAAGGGTGCTATTTCAATTCGTGATCTCGTTCGAAATTCACTCAGGATGAGACCGGACCGGATTGTCATTGGTGAGGTGCGTGGTGCCGAGGCGTTGGATATGCTTCAAGCGATGAATACAGGTCATGATGGTTCACTAGCTACCGGCCACTCCAATAGTCCTAGGGACATGTTGTCTCGTTTAGAAACAATGGTTTTACTTGGAGGAGTTGACCTCCCAGTACGAGCAATCCGTGAGCAGATTGCTGGTGCCATCGACCTTATTATCCAACAGTCTAGATTAAAAGATGGTACTAGAAAAATCACGAATATAACTGAAGTGCAAGGATTAGAGGGTGACGTTATTGTCTTACAAGACCTTTTTGCCTTTCAGCAAAAAGGAGTAGATGATCAAGGGAAAATCATTGGCAAGCTTGTTCCTACAGGAGTTCGTCCTAAATTCTATAGTCGCCTAGAAAACACAGGTCTCTATATTCCACCGAGTGTATTCATCGAAGAGGAGGACGTAATGTAA
- a CDS encoding type II secretion system F family protein has product MMYLTFFLTITLLVVAVLISKQQKPPKKKNHRIELLLSSIPQEDNPEENQQESKDSLFRRVFQPIVHDYKRSFKQRVPGEKVAKIEQKLLQAGSPFNMTPVEFRLLQLGLFILLPTLFGLYGLLLKNEASAVILFGLIGLVVSLVLPNYYLKQKAKARGKQALKELPDTLDLLTVSLEAGLGFDAALSKIVAKKDGVLSDELTRCLEEMRLGRTRREALTGVKERIVVQEISVLINSILQAEKLGIGMVQVLRVQSQDVRDRRKQRAEEEAMKAPIKMLFPLVLFIFPSLFIVLLGPAMIQLIETFSK; this is encoded by the coding sequence ATGATGTATCTTACATTCTTTCTGACTATTACATTGCTTGTAGTAGCAGTACTTATATCAAAACAGCAAAAGCCCCCGAAAAAGAAAAATCATCGAATTGAACTACTGCTAAGTTCAATTCCTCAGGAAGATAATCCTGAAGAAAATCAACAAGAATCAAAAGACTCTTTATTTCGAAGGGTATTCCAACCGATAGTACATGACTATAAGAGAAGCTTTAAACAGCGGGTACCTGGAGAAAAGGTAGCCAAAATAGAACAGAAACTCTTACAGGCCGGGAGTCCTTTTAATATGACACCAGTTGAATTTCGATTGCTTCAGCTAGGTTTATTTATTTTACTACCAACCCTTTTTGGGCTCTATGGATTACTACTAAAAAATGAAGCAAGTGCGGTAATACTATTTGGGTTAATTGGATTAGTAGTCAGCTTAGTTCTTCCCAATTATTATTTAAAACAAAAAGCTAAAGCAAGAGGCAAACAAGCCTTAAAAGAACTTCCTGATACGCTTGACCTTCTTACAGTTAGCTTAGAAGCAGGTCTTGGCTTTGATGCAGCCCTAAGTAAAATCGTTGCCAAGAAAGACGGCGTCCTGTCAGATGAACTAACTAGATGCTTAGAAGAAATGCGACTTGGTAGAACAAGAAGAGAAGCTTTAACTGGAGTAAAAGAGCGAATAGTCGTACAAGAAATAAGTGTGTTAATTAATAGTATTCTTCAGGCAGAGAAACTTGGTATTGGTATGGTTCAAGTGTTAAGGGTACAATCGCAAGATGTTCGAGATCGTCGCAAACAACGGGCTGAAGAAGAGGCAATGAAGGCTCCAATTAAAATGTTATTTCCACTTGTTCTTTTTATCTTCCCAAGTTTATTTATCGTTCTTTTAGGACCTGCAATGATACAACTAATAGAAACATTCAGTAAGTGA